Proteins encoded together in one Anaerobranca gottschalkii DSM 13577 window:
- the glmL gene encoding methylaspartate mutase accessory protein GlmL: MDKGILLIDFGSTFTKITAVDISNPHNFITAKGPTTVQEDINIGLQIALSELEGKLGHLPEFIEKLACSSAAGGLNMIAIGLVPELTLEAAKMAALGAGAKLQKLYSYKLTKREVKEICQLNPDIILLAGGTDGGNKEVILHNGSLLAQSEIRCPVVIAGNKNAQDELEEMFLDNGKEYYITDNVLPSLNKINVDSAREKIREVFLKNIIEAKGIKKAEQFIDGVIMPTPQAVLKAGQFLAQNKIIGKEKILIVDIGGATTDVHSFCKGEPKGSGVIFRGLPQPFAKRTVEGDLGLRYSIKPLIEALTSANLLDIPENELEKYLEEISKDIWNTQTISSELELLLAKGAVNLAVKRHCGYLEIIYTPQGTNYIQYGKDLTDIELVIGTGGPIINSTNPKEILQGVLFDEQDNFILKPKNPEFVLDKNYVLSAIGLLVEKYPDLAKGLAEKNFIRL, translated from the coding sequence GTGGATAAAGGGATACTACTCATTGATTTTGGAAGTACCTTTACCAAAATTACTGCAGTGGATATAAGTAATCCTCATAATTTTATAACTGCTAAAGGTCCTACAACAGTTCAAGAGGATATCAATATAGGATTGCAGATAGCTCTATCAGAATTAGAGGGAAAACTAGGTCACCTGCCTGAATTTATTGAAAAATTAGCCTGTAGTTCCGCAGCAGGTGGTCTAAACATGATAGCAATTGGACTTGTGCCGGAATTGACTTTAGAAGCTGCTAAAATGGCGGCTTTAGGGGCAGGGGCAAAGTTACAAAAATTATATAGTTATAAATTGACAAAAAGGGAAGTAAAAGAAATCTGTCAGCTAAACCCAGACATCATTTTATTGGCGGGTGGAACCGATGGAGGTAATAAAGAAGTTATTCTCCATAATGGTAGTTTATTAGCCCAATCGGAGATAAGATGTCCAGTGGTCATTGCCGGTAATAAAAATGCCCAAGATGAATTAGAAGAGATGTTTTTAGATAATGGTAAAGAATATTATATTACTGATAATGTTTTACCTAGTTTAAATAAAATCAATGTAGATTCTGCTAGGGAAAAGATCAGAGAAGTATTTTTGAAAAATATAATTGAAGCTAAAGGAATAAAAAAAGCAGAACAATTTATTGATGGAGTAATAATGCCGACTCCTCAGGCTGTGTTAAAGGCAGGACAATTTTTAGCCCAAAACAAGATCATTGGTAAAGAGAAAATTCTCATTGTAGATATTGGTGGTGCCACTACCGATGTTCACTCCTTTTGTAAAGGAGAACCTAAAGGAAGTGGTGTGATATTTAGGGGGTTACCTCAACCCTTTGCAAAAAGAACAGTAGAAGGGGACTTAGGATTACGGTACAGTATCAAACCTTTAATTGAAGCTTTAACTAGTGCAAATCTTTTAGATATCCCAGAAAATGAATTAGAAAAATACCTAGAGGAAATTTCTAAAGATATTTGGAATACTCAAACAATTAGTTCAGAGTTAGAACTACTATTAGCCAAAGGAGCAGTTAATTTAGCTGTTAAAAGGCATTGTGGTTATTTAGAAATTATCTATACCCCCCAAGGAACAAATTATATTCAATATGGTAAAGATTTAACAGATATAGAACTAGTTATAGGGACAGGTGGACCTATAATAAATAGCACTAATCCTAAGGAAATTTTACAAGGGGTATTGTTTGATGAACAAGATAATTTCATTTTAAAACCTAAAAATCCTGAATTTGTTTTAGATAAAAATTATGTGTTATCAGCTATTGGTCTTTTAGTGGAAAAATATCCCGATTTAGCAAAGGGGTTAGCAGAAAAGAATTTTATCCGTTTATAA
- a CDS encoding DUF2179 domain-containing protein: protein MLFLELAFIFFSRVIDVSMATMRMLLIVKGKRLQVALIGFFEVIIYIVVLGRVVNSLDKPLNLLVYALGFATGNYVGMYIEEKLALGYIAVQVIPSEHDFEIIDKLRDNGYGVTVLEGMGKAGLKHILTVYAPRKELTKILDLVGELDTKAFTAIMDAKKTLGGYYRQQNKGK, encoded by the coding sequence ATGTTATTTTTAGAATTGGCCTTTATCTTTTTTTCTAGGGTAATAGATGTCTCGATGGCTACGATGAGGATGTTACTAATTGTAAAGGGGAAAAGACTTCAAGTAGCTCTAATAGGTTTCTTTGAAGTAATTATTTATATTGTGGTATTAGGTAGAGTAGTTAACAGTTTGGATAAACCTTTGAACTTATTAGTTTATGCATTAGGTTTTGCTACTGGTAACTATGTAGGTATGTATATAGAAGAAAAATTAGCTTTAGGTTACATTGCGGTACAAGTAATACCTAGTGAACATGATTTTGAAATAATTGATAAATTACGGGATAATGGTTATGGAGTAACAGTTCTTGAAGGAATGGGTAAAGCTGGGTTAAAGCACATTTTAACGGTATATGCTCCCCGTAAAGAATTAACAAAAATTTTAGATTTAGTAGGGGAGCTAGATACAAAAGCATTTACCGCTATTATGGATGCTAAAAAAACTTTAGGTGGTTATTATAGACAACAAAATAAAGGAAAATAG
- a CDS encoding methylaspartate mutase subunit E translates to MDLVNKKWSVDKLMSIRKEVLATWHTGKDVEDIEEGIKYQKSLPKNKIFAAKLLEAKEKGITLVQPRAGVALVNEHIALLQYLQNEGGADLLPSTIDSYTRQNRYEEAQKGIEESIKSGRSLLNGFPAVNHGLENCRRVVESVNVPVQVRHGTPDARLLAEITLAAGFTDYEGGGISYNIPYAKNVSLEKTIYDWQYVDRLIGFYYENGVIINREPFGPLTGTLVPPCISHAVAIVEAILAAEQGVHYLTLGYGQCGNLIQDVAALQTLQELSEEYLQKFGYENRHITTVFHQWMGGFPQDEAKAFGVISWGAATATLGKATKVIVKTPHEAMGIPTKEANAQGLKATKQLVNMLKDQTIPLSKELEEEKEIIKKETRAILDAIFKIGEGDFAKGIVRGFEAGIIDIPFAPSRYNAGRILPARDNNGAIRLLDAGDLPFDKEILEYHKKKIQERGDAEGREPSFQMVIDDIYAIGKGMLVGRPN, encoded by the coding sequence GTGGATCTGGTAAATAAAAAGTGGTCAGTTGATAAGCTTATGTCCATTAGAAAAGAAGTTCTAGCAACTTGGCACACTGGTAAAGATGTGGAAGACATTGAAGAAGGAATAAAATATCAAAAATCTCTACCTAAAAATAAGATTTTCGCTGCAAAACTTTTAGAAGCAAAGGAAAAAGGAATTACCTTAGTACAACCTAGGGCTGGAGTTGCTTTGGTTAATGAACACATCGCTTTATTACAGTATTTACAAAATGAAGGTGGAGCAGATTTACTGCCTTCAACTATAGATAGTTATACTAGGCAAAACAGATATGAAGAAGCTCAAAAGGGAATTGAAGAAAGTATAAAAAGTGGGAGATCATTACTCAATGGATTCCCTGCAGTAAACCATGGCTTGGAAAACTGTAGAAGAGTAGTAGAAAGCGTCAATGTTCCAGTTCAGGTAAGGCACGGCACACCCGATGCAAGACTTTTAGCAGAAATAACTTTGGCAGCAGGGTTTACAGATTATGAAGGTGGAGGAATTTCCTATAATATTCCCTATGCTAAAAATGTATCTTTAGAAAAAACTATCTATGACTGGCAGTATGTAGATAGGCTTATAGGTTTTTACTATGAAAATGGTGTAATTATTAATAGGGAACCTTTTGGGCCCCTTACTGGAACTTTGGTACCACCTTGTATTTCCCATGCAGTTGCCATTGTTGAAGCTATTTTGGCGGCAGAGCAAGGTGTCCATTACTTAACTTTAGGTTATGGTCAATGTGGTAACTTAATACAAGATGTGGCTGCCTTACAAACCCTTCAAGAATTAAGTGAAGAATATCTACAAAAATTCGGTTATGAAAATCGCCACATAACTACAGTATTCCATCAGTGGATGGGTGGATTCCCTCAAGATGAAGCTAAAGCCTTTGGTGTAATTAGTTGGGGAGCAGCTACTGCTACTTTAGGAAAGGCTACTAAAGTAATAGTTAAAACACCCCATGAGGCTATGGGAATACCTACTAAAGAGGCAAATGCCCAAGGATTAAAAGCAACTAAACAATTAGTTAACATGTTAAAAGATCAAACTATCCCATTATCAAAAGAGTTAGAAGAAGAAAAAGAAATTATTAAAAAAGAAACCCGAGCTATTTTAGATGCGATTTTTAAAATCGGAGAAGGAGATTTTGCTAAGGGAATAGTTAGAGGTTTTGAGGCAGGAATTATTGATATTCCCTTTGCACCTAGTAGATACAATGCAGGAAGAATTTTACCTGCTAGGGACAACAATGGAGCTATTAGATTGTTAGATGCCGGTGATTTACCTTTTGATAAAGAAATTCTTGAATATCATAAAAAGAAAATTCAAGAACGGGGAGATGCAGAAGGTAGAGAGCCCAGCTTCCAAATGGTAATTGATGATATTTACGCTATAGGAAAAGGAATGCTTGTAGGTAGACCAAATTAA
- the glmS gene encoding methylaspartate mutase subunit S → MGNKTIVTGVIGADVHAVGNRIIEYAFTQAGFNVVNIGVLASQEEFIQAAIETGAVAILVSSLYGHGEIDCRGLREKCQEAGIGDIILYAGGNLVVGKQEWEPVKEKFLKMGFNRVYPPGTSPDEAIADLKRDLNIED, encoded by the coding sequence ATGGGCAATAAAACTATTGTCACAGGAGTTATTGGGGCAGATGTTCATGCCGTGGGTAACAGGATAATTGAGTATGCATTTACTCAAGCTGGTTTTAATGTAGTTAATATTGGAGTTTTAGCATCACAGGAGGAATTTATCCAAGCAGCTATTGAAACAGGAGCTGTTGCCATATTAGTATCTTCATTATATGGCCATGGAGAAATAGATTGCCGTGGACTTAGGGAGAAATGTCAAGAGGCAGGTATAGGAGATATTATTCTATATGCCGGTGGAAACTTAGTAGTTGGTAAGCAAGAATGGGAACCTGTTAAAGAAAAATTCTTGAAGATGGGTTTTAATAGAGTTTATCCACCGGGAACTTCCCCCGATGAGGCCATTGCAGATCTTAAGAGGGATTTAAACATTGAAGATTAG
- a CDS encoding MarR family winged helix-turn-helix transcriptional regulator, which produces MEDKKYSQYVEEIETLIRKVSFVIKCRGRDILSNFDITPPQFNALLLLYEYGDMTIGELGNRMYLASSTATDLIDRMERNGLVERVRDEKDRRVVRLHMTEKGQQMILEVLESRKRYLDELLTKVNIEDQEKLVSSLSKIYDLMKDEYTHKL; this is translated from the coding sequence ATGGAAGATAAAAAATATTCCCAATATGTGGAAGAAATTGAGACCCTTATAAGGAAGGTTAGTTTTGTAATAAAATGTAGAGGTAGGGATATCTTAAGTAATTTTGATATTACTCCACCACAGTTTAATGCCCTTTTATTGTTATATGAATATGGTGATATGACCATAGGTGAGCTAGGAAATAGAATGTACTTAGCTAGTAGTACTGCTACAGATCTTATAGATCGGATGGAGAGAAATGGATTAGTGGAAAGGGTAAGGGATGAAAAAGATAGAAGAGTAGTAAGGCTTCATATGACAGAAAAAGGACAGCAAATGATTTTAGAAGTTTTAGAAAGTAGAAAGAGATATCTTGATGAATTACTCACCAAGGTAAATATAGAAGATCAAGAAAAGTTAGTAAGTTCCCTTTCTAAGATATATGATTTAATGAAAGACGAATATACCCATAAGTTGTAA
- a CDS encoding methylaspartate ammonia-lyase, which produces MKIVDVVTSCGLTGFYFDDQRAIKRDAQSDGFTYKGEPVTEGFTAIRQQGESLSVMLILEDGQVAYGDCAAVQYSGAGGRDPLFLAKDFQPIVEDLIKPLLLGRELKSFKELAEEIDNLRKPDGKLIHTALRYGVTQAILDAVAKSKKITMAEVIAEEYNTELQREPIPIFTQSGDERYLNVDKMIIKGADVMPHGLINNVKSKLGEQGEKLKEYIVWMKNRVKELNKHDKLPIFHLDVYGTIGLAFDNDYEKMAKYLLELGEVAKPHKLRIEGPMDMEDKYLQMEALEKLNNILKQYESNVEIVADEWCNTLEDIKDFADRKCCDMVQIKTPDLGGINNIIEAVLYCKEKGVGAYLGGTCNETDRSAQIAVHIALATGPDQILAKPGMGVDEGLMIVKNEMMRTLALLNRKKSN; this is translated from the coding sequence ATGAAAATAGTTGATGTGGTAACATCTTGTGGTTTAACAGGTTTTTATTTCGATGATCAACGGGCTATTAAAAGGGATGCTCAAAGTGATGGTTTCACATATAAAGGGGAGCCAGTTACTGAAGGGTTTACTGCAATCAGGCAGCAAGGTGAAAGTCTATCAGTTATGCTGATTTTAGAAGATGGTCAAGTTGCTTATGGAGATTGCGCTGCAGTTCAATATTCTGGGGCTGGTGGTAGAGACCCACTATTTTTGGCAAAGGATTTTCAGCCAATAGTGGAAGATTTGATTAAACCCCTTTTATTAGGAAGGGAATTAAAGAGTTTTAAAGAGTTGGCTGAAGAAATCGATAACCTTAGAAAGCCTGATGGTAAATTAATTCACACTGCATTAAGATATGGGGTAACCCAAGCAATCTTAGATGCTGTTGCAAAAAGTAAAAAAATTACTATGGCTGAAGTTATTGCAGAAGAATATAATACAGAGCTTCAGAGGGAGCCTATACCTATCTTTACCCAGTCCGGTGATGAACGGTACCTTAATGTTGATAAAATGATAATTAAAGGTGCCGATGTAATGCCCCATGGATTAATTAACAATGTAAAAAGTAAGCTAGGTGAACAGGGAGAAAAATTAAAAGAATATATTGTTTGGATGAAAAATAGAGTTAAAGAATTGAATAAACATGATAAATTACCTATTTTCCACCTTGATGTCTATGGTACCATAGGGTTGGCTTTTGATAATGATTATGAGAAAATGGCTAAATATCTATTAGAATTAGGAGAAGTTGCAAAACCCCATAAACTGCGGATTGAAGGGCCCATGGATATGGAAGATAAATATTTACAAATGGAAGCTTTAGAAAAGTTGAACAACATTTTAAAACAGTATGAAAGTAATGTAGAAATAGTTGCTGATGAATGGTGTAATACCCTTGAGGATATTAAAGACTTTGCTGATCGTAAATGTTGCGACATGGTTCAAATTAAAACCCCTGACCTTGGTGGAATAAACAATATTATTGAAGCAGTTCTATATTGTAAAGAAAAAGGGGTAGGAGCCTATCTTGGTGGAACTTGTAATGAAACAGATCGCTCAGCTCAAATTGCAGTACACATTGCTTTAGCTACAGGGCCAGATCAAATTCTTGCTAAACCTGGTATGGGTGTAGATGAAGGTTTAATGATCGTAAAAAACGAAATGATGCGGACTTTAGCTTTATTAAATCGCAAGAAGAGTAATTAA
- a CDS encoding acyclic terpene utilization AtuA family protein, whose amino-acid sequence MKEFKVLAPTAILGYGFPEKSFKEALEKNPDLIAVDAGSVDPGPYYLGSGKSFTDRNAVKRDLEYILKGAKEKKIPVSIGSAGGSGAKSHLDWTVEIIEEIMAENNLNFKVVVINSQFDKDFLMDKFKEGKITPLFPTPPLTEEDLLESTNIVGQMGVEPFIKAFQMGADVVVAGRAYDPAVFAALPIMKGYDPALALHMGKILECASIAATPGSGRDCMLGTLGKDYFILEPFGNRKCTTDSVAAHSLYEKSNPYILPGPGGVLDLTETTYEQYDDRRVKVRGSKFIPSEKYTIKLEGAKLIGKRTISIAGVRDPIMIRQIDEILKDVKAQVDDNFKDKDFHYNIHFHIYGKNGVMGNLEPLNLLAHELGIIIDVVAKDKVVADTICSFVRSTLLHFGYPDRKATAGNLAFPYSPSDIYVGDVYNFSIHHLLEDIDPVEVFEISYLEDYQKGE is encoded by the coding sequence ATGAAAGAATTTAAAGTACTAGCTCCAACAGCTATTTTAGGTTATGGTTTTCCAGAAAAATCATTTAAAGAAGCTTTAGAAAAAAATCCAGACTTAATCGCAGTTGACGCTGGTAGTGTCGATCCAGGTCCATATTACTTAGGATCTGGGAAATCCTTTACTGACAGAAATGCTGTTAAAAGGGATTTGGAATATATCCTTAAAGGGGCTAAAGAGAAAAAAATTCCTGTATCTATAGGCTCTGCTGGTGGTTCTGGAGCTAAGTCCCACTTAGATTGGACGGTAGAGATTATTGAAGAAATTATGGCAGAAAATAATTTGAACTTTAAAGTTGTTGTGATAAACTCCCAATTTGATAAAGATTTCTTGATGGATAAATTTAAGGAAGGAAAAATAACTCCCCTTTTCCCTACTCCACCTTTAACAGAAGAAGATTTATTAGAAAGCACAAATATTGTAGGGCAAATGGGTGTAGAACCTTTTATTAAAGCATTTCAAATGGGAGCAGATGTGGTGGTAGCAGGTAGAGCTTATGATCCTGCAGTTTTCGCTGCTTTGCCAATAATGAAAGGATATGACCCCGCTTTAGCTTTACACATGGGTAAAATTTTAGAATGTGCATCTATTGCTGCAACACCTGGTAGTGGCAGGGATTGTATGTTAGGAACTTTAGGGAAAGATTACTTCATCTTAGAACCCTTTGGTAATAGAAAATGTACAACTGATTCTGTAGCTGCCCACAGTTTATACGAAAAAAGTAATCCCTATATTTTACCTGGTCCTGGAGGAGTTTTAGATTTAACTGAAACTACTTATGAACAATATGATGATAGAAGGGTGAAAGTAAGGGGAAGCAAATTTATACCTTCAGAAAAATATACTATTAAATTAGAAGGGGCAAAACTCATAGGTAAACGGACTATCTCCATAGCTGGTGTAAGAGATCCAATAATGATACGTCAAATAGATGAAATATTAAAGGATGTAAAAGCACAAGTAGATGATAACTTTAAAGATAAAGATTTCCATTACAATATTCATTTCCACATATATGGCAAAAATGGTGTTATGGGTAATTTAGAGCCATTAAATTTATTAGCCCATGAATTAGGAATTATCATTGATGTGGTAGCAAAGGATAAGGTCGTAGCTGATACTATTTGTAGTTTTGTAAGATCAACACTTCTTCATTTTGGTTACCCTGACCGAAAAGCTACAGCAGGTAATCTAGCATTCCCTTATTCCCCATCGGATATTTATGTG
- the murI gene encoding glutamate racemase has product MDNKIYSIGLIDSGVGGLTVFKELAKLLPDERMVYFGDTARMPYGPRKPEEVKEFVLQIIDFLQTQDIKMVITACNTATAVGLEYYKNKLEIPVIGVIEPGAEMAVSMTKNKKVGVIGTEGTVKSGAYEKAIKGLDGSIEVYSQACPLFVLLVENNLIHTKEAKRVAESYLQPLKDEGVDTLILGCTHYPIMADLIGEVMGPEVTLVNSAEATAQLAKEILEEKEMLVKRDKLPIHRFFVSGRTTGFNEVASKWLNKEIKAYRVLLD; this is encoded by the coding sequence TTGGATAATAAAATATATTCAATAGGTCTAATAGATTCAGGGGTTGGAGGGCTTACGGTATTTAAAGAACTGGCAAAATTATTACCAGACGAGAGAATGGTTTATTTTGGAGATACTGCCCGAATGCCTTATGGTCCTAGAAAACCAGAAGAAGTTAAGGAATTTGTTTTACAGATAATTGATTTTTTACAGACTCAAGATATAAAAATGGTGATAACTGCTTGTAATACTGCTACTGCTGTGGGATTAGAGTATTATAAAAATAAGCTAGAAATACCAGTAATTGGTGTTATAGAACCAGGGGCCGAAATGGCTGTTTCCATGACAAAAAATAAAAAAGTGGGGGTGATTGGTACTGAAGGTACCGTAAAAAGCGGAGCATATGAAAAGGCAATTAAAGGATTAGATGGAAGTATTGAGGTTTACAGTCAGGCTTGCCCTTTGTTTGTACTTTTAGTGGAGAATAATCTTATTCATACTAAAGAAGCAAAAAGGGTAGCGGAAAGTTATCTCCAGCCATTAAAAGATGAAGGAGTTGATACACTGATTTTAGGTTGTACCCATTATCCAATTATGGCAGATTTGATAGGTGAAGTTATGGGCCCTGAAGTAACCTTAGTAAACTCAGCTGAGGCTACAGCACAATTAGCAAAAGAAATCCTTGAAGAAAAGGAAATGTTAGTGAAAAGGGATAAATTACCAATTCACAGATTTTTTGTCAGTGGAAGGACAACTGGTTTTAATGAAGTTGCTTCAAAATGGTTAAATAAAGAAATAAAAGCTTATAGAGTTCTTTTAGATTAA
- a CDS encoding MATE family efflux transporter, producing MELARGGVEVKRRKRVLNLAWPAILEMFMSTLVQFVDTAMVGQLGAVAISAVSLNTSPMWFITGIFTGVSVGATALVARYIGANQLVEANNAAKQSLILGAIMSTVIMILTLAFGQYVPKFMGAEPEVLPYAAMYLKILGTTFILHFISFIATGVLRGAGDTKTPMRINVLANIVNIIGNFFLIFPTRELIIGNTVITIWGADLGVIGAAVSTAFSRGLAGIIVLYILFFGKLTVKLKKEKWFLDRDMLGKILKIGAPAAMERVVMSSGQILFTRVVAKLGTTILAAHHLAIVAESISYMPGFGFSMAATTLVGQGLGANKPDDAHKCGMETLKIAAIVMTFMGVVFFFFPHYLLRIFSNDHEVIAYGSSALKIVAFSQPFFASAMVLSGALRGAGDTVWPLLFAIIGMWVVRLSLAYILVLGFNLGLIGAWIAMAVDLGVRGTMMYIRFNNGKWKNISIT from the coding sequence GTGGAACTAGCAAGGGGAGGAGTAGAAGTTAAACGGAGAAAAAGGGTATTGAATCTAGCTTGGCCGGCCATTTTGGAAATGTTTATGAGTACTTTAGTGCAATTTGTGGATACTGCCATGGTTGGTCAGTTAGGTGCTGTGGCTATCTCAGCCGTCTCTCTAAACACATCTCCTATGTGGTTTATTACAGGAATATTTACAGGGGTAAGTGTAGGTGCTACTGCCCTTGTAGCTAGATATATAGGGGCAAATCAATTAGTTGAAGCTAATAATGCCGCAAAGCAATCCCTAATTTTAGGTGCTATTATGAGCACGGTTATTATGATTTTAACTTTAGCCTTTGGTCAGTATGTACCTAAATTTATGGGAGCAGAGCCAGAAGTTTTACCCTATGCTGCTATGTATTTAAAAATTCTAGGGACGACATTTATTTTACATTTTATTTCTTTTATAGCTACTGGTGTATTAAGAGGTGCTGGAGACACTAAAACACCTATGAGAATAAATGTCTTGGCAAATATAGTTAATATTATAGGTAACTTTTTTTTAATATTTCCTACCAGGGAATTAATTATTGGCAATACTGTAATTACTATTTGGGGTGCAGATCTTGGAGTAATAGGTGCTGCAGTCTCTACAGCCTTTTCCAGAGGGTTAGCAGGAATAATAGTACTTTATATTCTTTTCTTTGGTAAACTTACTGTTAAACTAAAAAAAGAAAAGTGGTTTCTTGATAGGGATATGTTAGGTAAAATTTTAAAAATCGGAGCCCCTGCAGCTATGGAAAGGGTTGTTATGAGTAGTGGTCAGATACTTTTTACCAGAGTAGTAGCTAAGTTAGGGACAACGATCTTAGCTGCCCACCACCTTGCCATAGTAGCGGAATCAATATCTTATATGCCAGGATTTGGTTTTTCTATGGCAGCTACCACATTAGTTGGTCAAGGTCTAGGGGCGAATAAACCCGATGATGCCCATAAATGTGGGATGGAAACCTTGAAAATCGCAGCTATTGTAATGACTTTTATGGGTGTTGTCTTTTTCTTTTTTCCCCATTATTTATTGAGGATTTTTTCTAATGATCATGAAGTAATTGCCTACGGTTCTTCTGCTTTGAAAATTGTCGCTTTTTCTCAACCATTCTTTGCTTCAGCAATGGTCCTTTCCGGTGCTTTAAGGGGAGCAGGGGATACAGTATGGCCCCTTTTATTTGCTATTATTGGGATGTGGGTGGTTCGATTATCTTTAGCATATATTTTAGTTTTAGGATTTAATTTAGGATTAATTGGGGCTTGGATTGCTATGGCAGTTGACTTAGGTGTTAGGGGAACTATGATGTATATTAGATTTAATAATGGGAAATGGAAAAATATTAGTATAACTTAA